Sequence from the Deltaproteobacteria bacterium genome:
CGCTCGGGGAAGTGGGACGGCCGGATCGTGACCGAGATCGTCCCGGCCGGGGAGTTCTGGGCGGCCGAGGACTATCATCAGAAGTACCTCGAGAAGCACCCGGGCGGTTACACCTGCCACTACCTGCGCGACTGAACGGCGTCTTCGCCGTCCCGGCCTTCGCACTCGCCGCCGGACTGGGTGTTCCGGCGAGCTTCGGTCTCTGGGCACCGGTCCGCCACCTCCTGGCCCGGCTTCCGTGGCACGAGGCCTGCGAGCTCGGCGAGGAGGTCGTGGGCGGCGTGGTCGAGCCCGGCGCCCGCGACGTCGTCGTCCCCGTCAGGAAGAAGGCGTGGGAGGCGGCGCTCGGCGGCGAGGAGGCCGCGAGACCTTACGTCCGGGCGCGGCTCGCCGGATGGCCCGCGCGGCCGCTGGTCGATCGCGACAGCCTCCCGCGCACCGACCGCGAGTTCGTCGCCCGCCTCGCCCAAGACACGTGGCGCGGCCTCGAGGCGCTCACCGACCGCGACAATCACCTGCCGATCGACAACGTCCGCTTCGGCGGCACGTCCGTCTTCAAGGCCGAGGCGCGCGTCGGCGACTACACCAACGTCACCAGCGTCGGGCTCCGCCTGATCGCGCTCGTGGCCGCCTCCGAGCTCGAGCTCGTTCCCCGGGCCGAGGCCGCGCGTCGGGTACGGGAGCTGCTCGCCACGCTGGACGGCCTCGAGACCTACCGCGGGTTCTTCTACAACTACTACGACACCACCTCGCGCGAGCGCACGAGCAACTTCCTCTCCTTCGTCGACTCGTCCTGGCTGACGGCGGGGCTCATGGTGGTGCGCACGACGTTCCCGGAGCTCGGCGAGCCGTGCAGCCGGATCATCGCCGCACAGGACTACCGCTTCTTCTACGACGCCGCCCGCCGCCGGATGTCGCACGGCTACTACGTGCACCTCGCGTCGCAATCGCGGTACCACTACGGGACGCTCTACGCCGAGTCGCGGCTCGGGAGCCTGATCGCCATCGGCAAGGGCGACGTGCCCGAGGAGCACTGGTTCGCGATGGCGCGCACGTTCGCCCCGAGCTGCCGGTGGCAGACGCAGACGCCGCACGGGCGAGTGCGGAAGGAGGTCCGGGGGCAGGCTTTCTTCGGCGGCTGGTACGAGTGGAAGGGGGCGAAGTACGTGCCGTCGTGGGGCGGCAGCATGTTCGAGGCCCTGATGCCGGCGCTCGTGCTGGACGAGGCGCGCTGGGCGCCCGGCAGCCTCGGCGCCAACGCCGCCGCGCACGTCGACGTCCAGCGCCGCTTTGCCGTCGAGGAGCTCGGTTACCCGGTGTGGGGCATGTCGCCCAGCATGACGCCGGCGCGTGACGTCTACGGCGAGTACGGCGTCCGGGTGCTCGGCGTGCTCGGCTACGGCCCTGGCGCCGTCACGCCGCATGCGGCGGCGCTCGCGCTCGGCGTGGCGCCCGAGGCGGCGGGGGACCTGCGCGAGCTCGCGCGACGCTACGACCTCTACGGCGACTTCGGCTTTTACGACGCCGTCGACCCGCGCTCGGGCGACGTCGCGCACGCCTACCTCGCCCTCGACCAGACGATGACGTTCATCGCCGCCGCGAACTACCTGAAGGACCACTGCATCCAGCGGCGGTTCGCTTCCGACCCGATCGCGGAGAAGGCGCTCCCCATCTTGGACGACGAGCGGTTCTTCGACTGAGCAGCGATGGCGCGCGTCGAGCTCGAG
This genomic interval carries:
- a CDS encoding DUF3131 domain-containing protein; protein product: MGRPDRDRDRPGRGVLGGRGLSSEVPREAPGRLHLPLPARLNGVFAVPAFALAAGLGVPASFGLWAPVRHLLARLPWHEACELGEEVVGGVVEPGARDVVVPVRKKAWEAALGGEEAARPYVRARLAGWPARPLVDRDSLPRTDREFVARLAQDTWRGLEALTDRDNHLPIDNVRFGGTSVFKAEARVGDYTNVTSVGLRLIALVAASELELVPRAEAARRVRELLATLDGLETYRGFFYNYYDTTSRERTSNFLSFVDSSWLTAGLMVVRTTFPELGEPCSRIIAAQDYRFFYDAARRRMSHGYYVHLASQSRYHYGTLYAESRLGSLIAIGKGDVPEEHWFAMARTFAPSCRWQTQTPHGRVRKEVRGQAFFGGWYEWKGAKYVPSWGGSMFEALMPALVLDEARWAPGSLGANAAAHVDVQRRFAVEELGYPVWGMSPSMTPARDVYGEYGVRVLGVLGYGPGAVTPHAAALALGVAPEAAGDLRELARRYDLYGDFGFYDAVDPRSGDVAHAYLALDQTMTFIAAANYLKDHCIQRRFASDPIAEKALPILDDERFFD